One stretch of Chloroflexota bacterium DNA includes these proteins:
- a CDS encoding transglycosylase domain-containing protein, with protein sequence MHPAMQRRRRQLLTRRGARRGSQHRGLLLAFLVVFGLFGVLIGGSVLGAGAGALFAYNYFATGLPDPHLLDEVPLPQSSLVYDRTGAVLLARFECQNRESVRFDEIPGVIVDATVASEDQTFWTNNGVDVQAVARAAYANLQAGSIVQGASTITQQVIKYAGSIVLAQEQVGDAIALPSIAPLGDIAGGDGNIEDDVCPPPQLTFLEGRGFEDKIREQIMSMQVTAAYPGREGKELILATYLNLIFYGNGSYGIKAAAANYFGVTDLSQMTLAQAAFLSALPQRPSALDPYQNGGGPPGSPEAAADAMRERDGVLFNMLGEGYITLDEYETATTTTWEEMNPSRVVHPLLEPHFTFRVQREMVNILASLGVPDPEQAVRTGGYHVITTLDYPLQQVARSEVVRWVAALGDKNVHNGALVAIDSATGEIVAYIGSVDYYNQEDPLVQGQFDVAGLARRQPGSAWKPIVYTSAFQARQATVSTMFVDALTNFGNEQFPYLPTNADVQEHGPLLAMDALRYSLNVPSVQMQGLVGPDITAHFAESLGIASYDYIMAQDPGLSLGLGTVPVNLTTFTQGYSVFAQQGRLHPATAVIEIRDRDGQVVYTRAANGPAETTPLSPAEAYLTHWIIEGNTNPATNLLWGPRARITDPSGVRRHAGFKTGTTDDFKDVSGLGYIPGSLTVGVWMGNAGGEPMSNALGQGLFSADGPLYLWHDFMELAVNQPWDWNGHQPVPNLDFAQPAGVQMSAVCRFSGMSPGGGCGQTIQIPFLEGTLPPVDNVHHTDQWHPNGCFDIVQYVQQAGRPPRWVAAAAAWADKLNNGRQARSGSQYNIAPLHGTGGFGGPICGELMATPTPSPSPPGCRGNQSCPPAPSCPPQPLPCVTPAAAVDSPLASGGPVSAGFLVPIFALPLILGAVPYLVRLVRRRR encoded by the coding sequence ATGCATCCGGCTATGCAGCGGCGGCGTCGGCAGTTGCTGACCCGCCGAGGCGCTCGGCGTGGGTCTCAACACCGAGGGCTGCTCCTGGCTTTCCTCGTCGTATTCGGGCTCTTCGGAGTCCTGATCGGCGGCTCGGTGCTTGGCGCGGGGGCGGGCGCGCTGTTCGCCTACAACTACTTCGCGACCGGCCTGCCCGACCCGCACCTCCTGGATGAGGTGCCGCTGCCGCAGTCCAGCCTCGTGTACGACCGCACCGGCGCCGTCCTGCTGGCTCGTTTCGAATGTCAGAACCGCGAATCGGTGCGATTCGACGAGATCCCCGGCGTCATCGTGGACGCCACGGTGGCGAGCGAGGACCAGACGTTCTGGACCAACAACGGGGTGGACGTCCAGGCTGTCGCCCGCGCCGCGTACGCCAACCTGCAGGCCGGGTCGATCGTCCAGGGCGCATCGACCATCACCCAGCAGGTGATCAAGTACGCCGGTTCCATCGTGCTGGCCCAGGAGCAGGTGGGCGACGCCATCGCCCTGCCCAGCATCGCCCCCCTGGGCGACATCGCGGGCGGCGACGGCAATATCGAGGACGACGTCTGCCCGCCGCCGCAGCTGACCTTCCTCGAAGGCCGCGGGTTCGAGGACAAGATCCGCGAGCAGATCATGTCCATGCAGGTCACCGCGGCGTACCCGGGCCGCGAGGGCAAGGAGCTCATCCTGGCGACCTACCTGAACCTGATCTTCTACGGGAATGGCTCGTACGGGATCAAGGCCGCGGCCGCCAACTACTTCGGGGTCACCGATCTGTCCCAGATGACGCTGGCCCAGGCCGCCTTCCTGTCGGCCCTCCCGCAGCGTCCCAGCGCACTGGACCCCTACCAGAACGGAGGCGGCCCCCCGGGCTCCCCCGAAGCGGCCGCGGATGCCATGCGGGAGCGCGACGGCGTGCTGTTCAACATGCTCGGCGAGGGCTACATCACCCTGGATGAGTACGAGACCGCCACAACCACCACCTGGGAGGAGATGAATCCCAGCCGGGTCGTCCACCCGCTGCTCGAGCCGCATTTCACGTTCCGCGTCCAGAGGGAGATGGTCAACATCCTGGCCTCGCTCGGCGTGCCTGACCCGGAGCAGGCGGTCCGCACCGGCGGATACCACGTCATCACCACCCTCGACTACCCGCTGCAGCAGGTCGCCCGGTCGGAGGTCGTGCGCTGGGTCGCGGCATTGGGCGACAAGAACGTCCACAACGGGGCGCTGGTGGCGATCGACTCGGCCACCGGAGAAATCGTCGCCTACATCGGCAGCGTGGACTACTACAACCAGGAGGATCCGCTCGTCCAGGGCCAGTTCGACGTGGCCGGTCTGGCCCGTAGGCAGCCGGGATCGGCCTGGAAGCCCATCGTCTACACCTCCGCCTTCCAGGCTCGCCAGGCGACGGTGTCAACCATGTTCGTGGACGCGCTGACCAACTTCGGGAACGAGCAATTCCCCTACCTGCCGACCAACGCCGACGTCCAGGAGCATGGCCCGCTCTTGGCCATGGACGCCCTGCGCTACTCCCTGAACGTGCCCTCAGTCCAGATGCAGGGTCTGGTGGGTCCGGATATCACCGCGCACTTCGCCGAGTCCCTGGGCATCGCCAGCTACGACTACATCATGGCCCAGGATCCAGGCCTTTCCCTGGGCCTGGGGACCGTGCCCGTCAACCTCACCACCTTCACCCAGGGATACAGCGTCTTCGCCCAGCAGGGTCGTCTTCACCCGGCCACGGCCGTCATCGAGATTCGTGACCGCGATGGCCAGGTGGTCTACACCCGTGCGGCCAACGGGCCGGCCGAGACCACCCCGTTGTCCCCGGCCGAGGCCTACCTGACCCACTGGATCATCGAGGGCAACACGAACCCGGCCACCAACCTGCTGTGGGGTCCTCGCGCCCGCATCACCGATCCCAGCGGCGTGCGGCGACACGCCGGGTTCAAGACCGGAACCACGGACGACTTCAAGGACGTGTCCGGCCTCGGCTACATCCCCGGCAGCCTGACGGTCGGGGTCTGGATGGGCAACGCCGGCGGGGAGCCCATGTCCAACGCGCTCGGGCAGGGACTGTTCTCGGCGGACGGCCCGCTGTACCTGTGGCACGACTTCATGGAACTGGCCGTCAATCAGCCATGGGACTGGAACGGGCACCAGCCGGTCCCCAACCTCGACTTCGCCCAGCCCGCAGGCGTGCAGATGTCCGCGGTGTGCCGGTTCAGTGGCATGAGCCCGGGCGGGGGCTGCGGCCAGACGATCCAGATCCCGTTCCTGGAAGGCACGCTGCCGCCGGTCGACAACGTCCACCACACGGACCAGTGGCATCCCAACGGGTGCTTCGACATCGTCCAGTACGTCCAGCAGGCCGGACGGCCGCCCCGATGGGTGGCGGCGGCAGCGGCCTGGGCAGACAAGTTGAACAATGGGCGGCAGGCCAGGAGTGGGAGCCAATACAACATTGCCCCGCTGCACGGCACCGGCGGATTTGGCGGCCCCATCTGCGGCGAGCTGATGGCGACGCCGACGCCGAGCCCGTCGCCGCCCGGCTGCCGCGGCAACCAGAGCTGCCCGCCAGCGCCGAGCTGCCCGCCGCAACCGTTGCCGTGCGTCACCCCGGCGGCAGCGGTCGACTCGCCTCTCGCATCCGGAGGGCCGGTCTC